The genomic interval CCTAGTCAGTCAACCCGTTTGGAGTAAGAAGGAGTGGTCCTGCTCTTGCAATGGCTTGGATTGGAAAGGATGTGTGTGAATGGCATAGACGTATGGCTTATGAGGTACATGCATCAAAATGTTCTATaatgaagaaatatataattgtcTCCTACACATTATTCTTTTACATTATGGGAATTTGTGTTATAAGCCTGTTAATGAGAAGATGCATATACTTATTTCCTGAAAAATCGTCAGGAAAAGTTGATTGGGtctaataatgaaaatataaccaTTGACATGTGCATGTAGGTTGCAGTTTATGCTTTAATGAAAGCAGTAATTGATTTGGAGACATTGCTTTCACATGAACGACTAAATGAATTTTCTCCGGTTAAAGAGATGTAAGCTTTTACTATTTCTACTATTCCTGTCAATAGTAATAttaacacacatatatataagaGTTGTAACATGTTGGGATTTTATCAAACCTTTGTTTGGAAGAGTAGTTGTGCACCGTATTACATTTACTATTTCTGCAGGATATTTTATTCCACTTTTAAAGAAGTGGTCCATGGAATATGCAGGAAGGTTTGTTTGAAACTACATTGTTTTCAGAAACATATATTTGAACCTTGGATGGAATTCCTTTTTCTTAGTCAACAAATGTCCTTGCATTCGTTTGACTTTCAAATTTTTCCTTCAAGTTGACGATTTTATGTTCATTTCTATTAGATTCGCCATATATTCAGCCGTAGAAATTTAGCCTGACAGAAAAGTATTCAACGGTATTGCAGGAATTATTGTGGTTATAACATGTTGCAGTGCAGTGGTTAAATTTGGCTCCAGGCATATCTGTTGCGCCTTACTTGTATTGTCTCTTAAAGATGTTTTGGTCAAGCTTATGGACTTTTCACCCAATCTTGCATCTATggacaaattattatttaaattttccaagttataacacttaacataagtGTGTTTTTTCTctgtaaaaatgtaatttattgatggatatttaatatttgttgtaaaaaagaaagcccgTGGGTTGGCCCTGGCCCAtagggctttggggctttttagtcCTGGGGGCTTTTTTAATACAGGACTTTTTTGGtcctgtgggcttttttggccccaacccacatgggctagggccagggcctattaTAGGGGTCTATTTGACAGCTCTAATGGTAAGTGATCAAATATATGTAATCCTAACATGGGCTAAAGAAGGTCCTTGTTCATACCAGCCTCAAAACAATATGTAAGGATCAAAGACTAGGCTTCCTAACTCCTATATCAAGCTACAAGACAATTCCAAATTCTTACTTCAAACTATACCATCCAAACTAGGTTACTGGGCCATCAAAATCAGGTTGTTGGGCCTTATTTTAAAGAAGAATGGTATATTGTTTCACAATAGCATTTTCTTCATTCTACACGTGGTTTCAATTTATCAAGCACATTGTATGCCACTTATAAGTGGATTTGTGAATCATCACATAAGTTCAGGACTTACGGTTAGCATAACAAAGAGCCTGACTTCCTATAAATGTCATGTTCATCAACATTGTATGGGACTTTTGTTTTATAGAGAGATCTTGTTGCTAGCAATCCAAAGTTTCTCTTCTTTGAGAGTCATGACTAGAGAGTCTTCCAATCTCCTATAGCCCCTTTCTAATGACTTAGGCCCAAACCCAAACTTCATTTGAGGGTCTATTACTCGTAGCAGAGTGGGAAATCTCTAAGAGCAACTTGAATATGCATATAAggaaagagaaatgaaaaccTTGTTCATTTGGAAAAGAGACTCGCCCAATGCATAACCTCGGGCGCTCAACACTCTGCGTGTCAGCTCACTCATTCAACGTGTGCAGCTCATGATTTCTCATTATTTAACATCGAAATCGTTCCTAATACGTGGCACTTAATCCACTTCTCATGTCTGATCATCAGGATCTTAGCCAGGCAACGTAGAGAGGCGGGGATCATGCTATAAATTTCTCTTCCATCATTTGTATTCACTTTGATGTTTATGGTAATGAACCTCTATTAAGATTACTCCagatttatttctttcaaagtCACGACCAGAGAGATTGTTTtatctcctctagccaccttccctGAAAAGGATTCCTGCTAAGCCTATTGCTCACGCCATAAACCAAACCATTCCACCTCACCAAGAACTCTTCATCATCATTACATCAAACACTTTCCATTCTTTTCTGCTTTCCATTGCTTCACCAATCCTTTAACTCCATTATGCTTCTGCAACCGTGGGAAACTCAAATCCAGTCATGGAGGGAGCTTATCACATTCCCTAGTTAGGTCTAGCCTTTCTCGGGATTTTGCTTTCCTTTGCACCACACTGAACCATTTTTCGTCTTTTTCATTTCGTTGCATCCATTTAAATGAGTATCATGGCCAACCGTGAGCCATCAAGTGGCATCAAAGCTTGGTTTCCTATGTATGCCATGCTCATCACCGTTATACGAGACTTTTGAATGAATAGAGAAATCCTGTAGAGAGCACTCCATAAATCTTCTTTTTTAATAGTCACAGGTAGAGAGTCTTTTAGTCTCCTCTAGCTCCCTTCCCTAGTTTAGTCTAACCTTTCTTGGGTTTCAGCTTTCCATTTTTGCTTTCCTTTGCATCGCATTGAACCACTTTTCACCCCCTTGATTTCGATGCATCCATTTCAATGAGTATCATGACTGATCGTGAGCATATCCTCTTaaactctctctctcactcttaAGTTCTAAAACTTTTGCTTTGATGCCTTTAACCTTCACCTGCTCGGTCTTTTATAGACTTCCTCCATCACCCCTGATTAAAAGTATTGAACCCTGGAAAATAACCCCATAAAAGAAGGGAGAAGAGAGAACTAacgagaaaaaggagaaaagaagaaatgaatCTCCTAAAATTTGACCCTCGTTGCCTTAACCAGTTTATGGGCCTCGTAGcctaactaaaaaaataaagaattccaatgcaaaaatgaaaataacaaagcAGCAAAATGAAATACCATAGTTTTGTTGTAAGCAATGCGAGTAAACCAGTCACAAAGAAAAGCACACAAAACATAATCACCAAGCCAAACTCATTTCACTGATATTAACTCGTTTTATATCTATTTAGGACATCTTTTTTCACCTATTTCCATTTTGACTTCCgccaattattattttattttatttttcataacacCTGGGCCTAATAACAAGATATTTACCCCACCATACCAAGCTCTGACCAATCAATTAACATAacacttttattaattaattataaaacaaacaaGCTTCCAAAACAACTCAAACATTCAATGACATCTACAACCATAATCTTCAATTGTATGCCACTTGTAAGTGGATACGTGAATCGTGACATAAGTTCGGGACTTACGGTTTGCATAACAAAGAGCCTGACTTCCTATAAATGCCATGTTCGTCACCATAGAAcgtgacttttttttaatagagaAATCTTGTTTAAAGCACTCTAGAGTTCCTCTTCTTTGAGAGTCACAATTAGAAAGTCTTTGAGCTTCTTCCAGCCCCCTTTCCTAGTTAAGTATAGCCTTTCTTGGGTTTCTACTTTCCATTTTTTACTTTCCTTTGCACCACACCAAACCACTTTTCATCTCCTTCATTCTGTTGCATCCATTTATATGAGTACCATGGCCAACTGTGCACCCATCACAACACTACTAATTGTCCTTTATTGCTAGCACCTATTGTCACAGTAAGCCCCTTTGTCCCAACTTGAAAGGTTATTATGATTGGAAAAAGGGTTACATTGGGCGGATGAAAGCGTAATcttgttttcatgtttttgaaTTCATTCCTTATTGTATAGTATGATATCCAAACAATCAATTAGGTATAACATCATGTCTATGTTGGGCCATAATTGGGGCAACGCTTATTATTGGACTAGTAGTCCACCAGAATCaaagatatcttattaaagatatggaggaaaaaaataatcaaggagatctaattaaagatattgataaagcTGTTTGTGAGCAACCAGGTAAATTTGTTCCAAgtaattctgtttatattttattaggcttGTGATAACCTATAAATACAAGGCTAAAAGCCAAGTATGTTCTATTACTTGGTCATGCTTTGAAATTTATTGGATACGTAAAAAGTGGCAGAATTTGTGCCTTAAATAGCtttctttcaattaattttatagttttcaataaatttcatgCCTAAgagtttgttttcttcatttgaaatttgaaaactataaaattggaaaagaaaatcacaAGATAAGAGATGagacttttaaaaaaaaataggtttaatcattttggaGGTTCATATTTTTGTAGATTTGTCTCGATTAGGTATTCGTATTTTCAAAGAActcaattaggtccctgttTTTGTAAAATCGGCTCAATTGGAACCTTGATCTTAATTGCAGGGATTTTGTGGTTTGATTATTTAGTATGTTTAGGGAAAATTATGGATAGGTCATAGAGGCCCTTAAGGTTAGTAATGGTCTCAATTTGGTGTAGCACCTTCAGATTGGAGAAGTTGTACACAAAGATCTTGTGCGCCAGCACCACCACGATGCAGTCCGTCGGAGTAGGACGCCCTTCACCTCAGAGCGAAAGGATAACTCGCAGATGCAGCGGGACTGGTGGTCGTCCCAGATCATAACCTTGTTTGGGGGTAGCGTGGGTCGGCGCGGCCACTAACGAAGGCGAGTGTGTTGTCTCGGAAGAGCATGTGGACGAGGTCAACATCGCCGTCGGGACCGAAATTACGAAGGAAGATCTTCCGAAAAGGGTCGCAGTTGTAGATGCGGAAGCCGCAGTTAGTGGTTACGGTGGAGCATCTGGGATCTTGGTTGAAAGAAAGGTGGAGGAGCGTGACACCATGGGAGTCGGGAGTTTGGGTGGTAGTAGCAATGGATGCGGGGTTAGCTCCTTGGAATCAAGGGCTTACGGTGGTGTGTGGGATTCTGAAGGAAGCTTTtggttttgtgtttgattttgaaagaagcttttggttttgtgtttgattctgAAGGAAGGTTTTAGTTAGAAATTGAAGTGTTCGATTCTGAAGGAAGGTTTTGGTTTTGTGTGCAgttgaaaaatggaagaagttgAGGGTGGTCGAGCAGAACGAAAGTTGTACTATTTTTCGTACACACTCAGCAATCAAACCACAAAATCTTTAGTTATCCATGatataacattaaaatgttatgatttggttaaatttaaaacttaaaataacataaattcaaccaaaggcAACATGTGCCACGTCATTAAAAAATTGCATAGTCaacaagttaaaatataaaaattttaacgcTGTTCACTCTAATTAACGACATGATTCTAATTGAgccaattttacaaaaaaagagAGATCTAATTGAGCTATTTGAAAACACGAGAACTTAATTGAGACGATTATGTGAAAATAGAAACtttcaaaatgattaaataaaaaaataataataattttacaatatacaattaaaataactatacaAACACTCAACTAAAAACTAACCAATGAATTTGAccttttttttgcaatttttttattttcactaaatttatacttttaataaaaacatcctttatggaaaaaattatgtgaagtAATAACTTAACACTTTATGtctcctatttttttttccattattttttcccaaattttattcatattttatacaCTTATAATTAGCAAAAAGAACTTGCAACAATGTAAAGTTATAATTTCTTACATAATTGATGTAATTAattctctaaattttttaaattataatttttatatggaATTTGGAATGTAATTTCAATATTTCGTTAATATAAGTTAccaattttcattataaatggTCTTATATAAcgattcaaattatttaatataaaggaaaatataatttataaaattgaagacCTTTATTCattgtaattatttaatcttagtatattttattcattatgaatacttatttgatatttgatataattataatttcgaAGAATCTCATCTATTTATTTGAAaggcaaaataaaataacatttgaatttttGGTGGTTGGGGCAAGCTGAACTGGACTGGGCTTATGGGTCGAATTCGCATAGGCCCATTACGGCATCCCTAAAAGGTGTTCTTATTCTTATCAAACCCTAGTTTTGCAGAATCGCCACTCACCTCAACTCTGCAACTCCTTCACTCTTCTCTTTTCACAGCTTCTGAAAATGgtactctctttctctttctggTACTTGGTATTGCGTTTTTGAAACCTTAAGCTTTATTCTAATCCCAGATTTTAACGTGATTATTGTTTTTGTGCATGGAAACAGACCAAGCGAACCAAGAAGGCCGGTATTGTTGGAAAATACGGTACGTGCTCGGTTTCGATTGTTGCTGAACTTTTTCAGTGTTTGAtctagggtttaaggtttatttTACTTGTAACGATGAAGTTACCATAAAGTGAATTTTGAATGATAGTGAGTTTGGAGTaaataaaggttttttttttttttataccgTTTTATTTGTTGGAGACAAGTTCACTTTAGGGAAATTATGTATATATCAAAGAGAGGCAATGATTTACGGTTGTGTTGTCAAATTTCAGGCACCCGATATGGTGCTAGTTTAAGGAAGCAAATTAAGAAGATGGAAGTTAGTCAGCACAGTAAATTTTTCTGTGAGTTCTGTGGAAAGGTTAGTTCTTTAATCACCACTTTTATTATGTATTTCGTGTTTTCCGTTGATTGAGGGTgtttaatgatatatattgtTTGTTCGAGCTAAcccaaaattttaacatttccaTTACTTGGAATTTGATTCCAAACATGACCAGTACAATACAATGTACTTGATAAGCTCCGTTGAACATGTTAGATTGTAACGCGTTAGATTGTCGAATTAAAGAAGCATAACATTCTAATAGTAGTATATTTTGCAATGTATgatgtcattttattttatatacataatattcATCAAGTTTACTTGTTTTATCACTAATAGATTTAGTTAGCTGTTTGAAAACATTATACATCATAAATGAGTACAAAAATTGGAACTTGATTGTGATGTTTTTCGTATAATCCAAGCCCATCTCCCCAATTTTGGAGCCAAACCTGTttgaattaaacatttttttagtaaCTTATCATTATTAAGTATTGGTCCGGTGCCATTGAGAAGATTTTGGTAACTCATAGTTGCAATTTGTGAAGAGAGTCGTGGAACGGTTTTGCTTTGCGCTGCAATCCATGTGTTTAAATAGCAGAATTTCGCCTTCTCCCATATGTCATATATAAGACTCTGGACATGATAACTCATAATCTTTGACTGTGGCCTAAGATCAGTATTTGATGGTGTGTTTGTTTTTCAGTACGCTGTTAAGAGGAAGGCTGTGGGCATTTGGGGATGCAAAGACTGTGGAAAAGTGAAGGCTGGAGGTGCTTACACATTGAAGTAAGAATCTTCCTATACTGTCTTCtacttgttattatttcttcttGTATGGTAGTTAAAGATATGTTTTGCTTGTCCATATTCTTCTTGACAGTACTGCCAGTGCCGTGACTGTCCGAAGCACCATTCGAAGGCTGAGGGAGCAGACCGAGAGTTAAACGCAGTTTACacctttcattttgttttcaatgCATAAATTTTGCTGCTTATTTTAAGTCGTCGTACTTTGTTTGAGTAGTTGATCCAGAGTACAATTTTGAGTGTCTTTGTTCAGGATATATCAGTAACTATGcactttatcattaaaaaatgcTATTTAGTTTTGTAGTATTGCCATTGGATGGTAACATTATGGGATTTTAGTCTTTGgatatatttatgtttggttttttttggtctaactctaaaataaaacaaatcatcACAATTTTTTACACGACTAACTCTTGTACTATTagtttatgaaaacaaaaaatcaaatttagttTATGCACCCCTTTTAAATATTGTTGGTTGTATGACCGAAAACTAAGGggattatttcttatttttcttaaggAAAATAACATTTGGCGTCttaatagttatattttgtCAATGTAGCTCttgaaatctttaaaattatgtGTTTATTCACAATGATGAGCAAGATGTTTTTTATACATTAActacatcaaaatttaaaattaatcagaTTAAATTGATAACATTACGAAATGGTTCGTATTTCATTGTTGGCTTAACGTTGTGCTATAGTTTAATTATTAGAGTATGTAAGGGAAAGGTACGATTTGATTACTTCATTTTGGTAATGAAGTGTAAGTAATCAAACATTCGGAAGCCATTTCAaacatgaattattttaatgtttgtagAGGAGTTTTATAGTAATCCATAGAAATACAATGGTTGTAGTATATTGATTATGAGTCAACGGTTGAAGTTTGAGCacattgaagaaaaagattATCAATTTCTTTACCAAAGATCATCAGTTTTTTAGATAAGAACCATGCAAACTTTAGATAAAAATCTCCAATGTGAATAGTGGCCTTTGCAAGACAAAAACGAGTAAAAGGTGTTATGTCaaacttaaatttaagaatGGTTTCAATGGGATAAATGTCAAAGTAAAATGGATAAAGTTATTCATGATTTATCTTGTATGTTTGTGCTTGACTTTTAGTATCATGAATTAGTTATTCTCaacttttcaaaattaggattttaattcataataattataataattttaaccagtatacataattatttttttattaattatattttttaactcaaataactgtatatatattagaaaattcaagtacataataaaaacaatgcctataataatattataagaattattttttcttttagcttttttaaaagttatttcaataataacactaacaatactaataataaaaattgaactcTGACAAAATTCCAACACAATGAAAgcaccaaaataaaaagaaaagaacgaaaaataaaaataaattaaactataataaaaaagtaaaattgagaaagaccactaaaattttaaaaataactacttATAGGTATAATTAAGTTCTAAATGTTCAGATTATTTAACTAAATTCGTTActatgatataataaatattctgAATATATAGAAGTTATTACCTGGATGTTACTTTTAACATTTTAGTAGAACTTGATCtctttttagtttactttttttcatcatagtttaatttatttttatttttcgttcttttctttttatattgatGCTTTCATTGTGTTGGAATTTTGTCAgagttcaatttttattatttccccTTTCTCAAGCAAAacaatttgtgtttaattatttctCAGCTAGTCCTCTTTATCCAAAATCACACTTCAAACGAACAatgtaaagaaagaaactgagaaagaatataaaagacAGGCTATATTGATTCAAGATTATAGGTACAAATAACATATCactttaaagtttaaaaacttGTCTTACTGACGTTCATAATTTAGACTCAGTTTTATTCAAAATAGCTTTTACAAGATTCAAACAAATGTAGAGAAAAGTGATGTAATTGTGAAATTAAGATGAAGCTAAAAGACCTAAAATATGGCAACATACATGGATGGAAAGTTGATGGTATGAAGGGCACGATGAGATGGCGTGAGGGTGACaagagatgatgatgatgatttgtaTGTCCCAGACACATTGCCTCATATTCAATTATCACCAACAGCAATGAAGATTGATATACACGTCTAACTGATATCTTAAAAGAGGggaaaatgtaataaatatgaAGTATTTGAAATGACACAATATTCGTACATCACTTAGAACTATAATATGATATCAATTACTCATACAAGATCTAAgcaaaaaatagttttattcttGAACCAAAAATATTACCATACTCATACGAATGAAGGAGAAAGAGTGCAAAGCAGAGTAGGAAAATCCACCAGGTTTGAGAGGAAGAAGTGGAAACCCATCACTTGGGGACCCACAAGCACACGTCCTTGACTCTGAAATGACAGAATGGCTGAGGTGGCAGGGGGGAAACCATGGGAGGATCTTTTCGTTACATTCTCTCTGTTTTGGCTCTGTATTCTGAATTGTATGAACATCATAATTACTGAATATAGAAAACATTATTATTCCCTTGTTTCTTGTGTTTCTATACGAGGATACCTAACACATACACTTTTTAATCCATGTTTTTCATACAGTTTGGTAAAAAGTAACTCACTATTCTATTGCTAAGGCCTGATATTAAAAATCTCTTTTCAAGCCCTTTTCTTCTACTGATAGAAAATCGATTATAATACTTTCCAGTGACTGAAATATAACTCGATTTAGTAGAATTTCTTTCTCAACCTTTTTCCAAGTCAATTCTATCTACTAACCCCAAACCAAATGGACACTAGGCATTGGAAAGTACAGAAATCAATTTTACAGCTCTAATGACCTCAGAGTTGGGTTGAGGTTTCACCAGCACACCAGCATTTACatctaaataaatttacaaGATGTTGGCAAAGGGAAAAAAtatgtagttttttttaccaGGTGGAAGCCATCACCCTTTCTCCCCCTATGACTTATGGCAGAGGATAATAAATCTGCTTGCTCTCAGCCAGTGGTGACAATGGCAGCGTAAATGGCTCAGTTAAAAATATCGACATTTTCCAACAATCTCGTGCATTTCTACTGTAACAAAAGTTTCAGCTGATAGCCTCACACAATGGGGATTGGGATGCTCTTGCTGTTGACATTATGATGCATTTGATTTTGCACAGCCTTGACAGAAGCTACTCTAGCTGCATTGGCTGCTCTGTTAGCTGCTGCTACTGCTCTATTCACCCTTTCATCTACCTTGGCCACATCATAGGCCTTCTTAGCTGCTCTTCTTGCTTCCTGTTTGTTCACAAACAAACACATTAATAATGAAAGCTCGTGATGAAAACTAACTGTTTGCAGTtacttttgtcttttctttccttctatTTAAATGGGCCAATTtgatacatataaaaaaaacgtTCTCTCAGCTTTGTCAATATGGAAGAATTGTAGACAGTCAGAACTTTAGACAGAACGAGTGGCACCTTattgattattaaataaatagggGGCTTTGACCATAATATCTTATTCAAAAACTCCTGAATCTAGCT from Vigna radiata var. radiata cultivar VC1973A chromosome 9, Vradiata_ver6, whole genome shotgun sequence carries:
- the LOC106773736 gene encoding 60S ribosomal protein L37a encodes the protein MTKRTKKAGIVGKYGTRYGASLRKQIKKMEVSQHSKFFCEFCGKYAVKRKAVGIWGCKDCGKVKAGGAYTLNTASAVTVRSTIRRLREQTES